One genomic window of Solea solea chromosome 12, fSolSol10.1, whole genome shotgun sequence includes the following:
- the LOC131470292 gene encoding homeobox protein DBX1-B-like produces the protein MFPCTALPPPLYPGFLPLPAAFSSPLTRSLRSGFLVEDLLALSRPVGYCHRALSSRSPADPLPLCPPPGASPRVSQPSSSGSQRSSGPDSGYLKFGVNAILAPSTHSGHSFHTKSFPLPVFDGRDLHPFIRATYFTASSSIVPVPGTFSWPLAPRGKPRRGMLRRAVFSDIQRKALERTFQKQKYISKPERKKLAVKLDLKDSQVKIWFQNRRMKWRNSKERELLSSGGCRQQTLPTKTNPHPDLTDVGHRAAAPVTAAARVHTDDHKSSLHHHHHHHHHHNPASPSESDVSESDREEISVC, from the exons ATGTTTCCCTGCACCGCGCTGCCGCCTCCTCTCTACCCGGGCTTTCTGCCTCTTCCTGCGGCCTTCTCTTCACCCCTGACCCGCTCTCTCCGCTCCGGCTTCCTGGTGGAGGATCTGCTCGCTCTCAGCCGGCCTGTCGGCTACTGTCACCGGGCTCTGTCCTCCAGGAGTCCCGCGGACCCTCTGCCGCTCTGCCCGCCGCCGGGCGCCTCACCCCGGGTGTCACAGCCGAGCAGCTCCGGGTCTCAGCGGAGCTCCGGCCCGGACTCGGGCTACCTCAAGTTCGGCGTCAACGCCATTCTGGCCCCGTCCACACACAGCG GCCACAGTTTTCACACTAAATCCTTCCCTTTGCCTGTTTTTGATGGACGAGATCTGCATCCTTTCATCAGAGCCACTTATTTCACAG CGTCGTCCTCCATTGTCCCTGTCCCGGGAACGTTCTCATGGCCTCTGGCTCCCAGAGGGAAGCCCAGGAGGGGCATGCTGCGACGGGCCGTCTTCTCTGACATCCAGAGGAAGGCGCTGGAGAGGACCTTCCAGAAGCAGAAATACATCAGCAAACCAGAGCGCAAGAAACTGGCAGTGAAACTGGACCTTAAAGACTCGCAG GTGAAGATCTGGTTCCAGAATCGCAGGATGAAGTGGAGAAACTCTAAAGAGCGGGAGCTGCTGTCGTCGGGCGGCTGTCGCCAGCAAACCCTTCCCACCAAAACCAACCCACACCCGGACCTCACTGACGTCGGTCACAGGGCGGCGGCACCTGTCACCGCCGCCGCCAGAGTTCACACCGATGACCACAAGTCcagtcttcatcatcatcatcatcatcatcatcatcacaatcctGCGTCTCCGTCAGAGTCAGACGTCTCCGAGTCAGACCGAGAAGAAATCAGTGTCTGTTAA